A DNA window from Oncorhynchus tshawytscha isolate Ot180627B linkage group LG13, Otsh_v2.0, whole genome shotgun sequence contains the following coding sequences:
- the LOC112266149 gene encoding LOW QUALITY PROTEIN: interferon-induced GTP-binding protein Mx-like (The sequence of the model RefSeq protein was modified relative to this genomic sequence to represent the inferred CDS: inserted 2 bases in 1 codon) → MYRQMQVLRMKSEVALPRGSGIVTRCLLELKRRKSFGGKWKVKIRYQGILETFEDPSLVEIHVRTAQNTLAGDGVGICDDLITLEITSPDVCDLTLIDLPGITTVPFKDQPEDIGDQIRRLILKFIXKNETINPVVVPCNVDIATTEAMRMAHSVDPKGARTLDIITIPDLVGKGAEPEKSVIGQVVHLNKGYVIVKCPGQSDIIQKISLADATRLEMEFLKNHHFRLFL, encoded by the exons ATGTACAGACAGATGCAGGTTCTGAGGATGA AATCTGAGGTGGCACTACCCAGAGGAAGTG GTATTGTCACCAGGTGTCTATTGGAATTGAAACGAAGGAAGAGTTTTGGAGGCAAATGGAAGGTAAAGATCCGTTATCAAGGGATATTGGAGACTTTTGAGGATCCCTCATTGGTTGAGATTCATGTCAGAACAG CTCAGAATACTCTAGCCGGAGATGGTGTTGGGATCTGTGATGACCTGATAACGCTGGAAatcacgtctcctgatgtatgTGACCTCACACTTATTGATCTACCTGGGATTACCACTGTACCTTTCAAAGACCAACCAGAGGATATTGGTGATCAG ATCAGACGTCTTATTTTGAAGTTTAT AAAAAACGAGACCATTAACCCGGTCGTAGTGCCATGCAATGTTGACATAGCAACAACCGAAGCAATGAGAATGGCACATTCAGTGGATCCCAAAGGTGCAAGGACTCTGGATATTATCACAATT CCAGACTTGGTTGGCAAAGGAGCAGAGCCAGAGAAAAGTGTTATTGGCCAAGTTGTTCACCTGAACAAAGGCTATGTCATCGTAAAATGCCCTGGCCAGAGTGATATCATCCAGAAGATCTCTTTGGCGGACGCCACTCGACTGGAAATGGAATTCTTAAAAAACCACCACTTTAGACTATTTTTGTAG
- the rbm7 gene encoding RNA-binding protein 7 isoform X2 translates to MSVDFSLSSIQRKRQQAGPLFKVKIPKDNDGKQKAFGFVCFKHEVSVPYGMNLLNGETLFGRTLKVQFRAGSSHINSPGHSQNQSPVNTPNPHGAAGRFDKSPDQMGSPSFSPSQHIQRSFSSPDSLQRQALMNNMWQLQMQQLQGVNGCFPAGLLGQPPPQQLQPQSGGGGGSWQLDSSSQRGNRQGYQQDSSSHYGRDQRYPGDSDDTGSNRHHRSQRDDQRGEHYNHDDRSGSSGGNRSRDDRWRDGSRDGRWRRY, encoded by the exons atgtcagttgacttttcattGTCAAGCATTCAGAGGaagagacagcag GCAGGACCTCTGTTCAAAGTGAAAATCCCTAAAGACAATGATGGAAAACAGAAAGCGTTTGGATTTGTCTGTTTCAAACATGAGGTGTCCGTACCCTATGGCATGAACCTGCTCAATGGGGAAACTCTATTTGGAAGGACTCTCAAAGTACAGTTTAGAGCAG GAAGCAGTCACATTAACAGTCCAGGGCACTCTCAGAATCAAAGCCCTGTGAATACTCCCAATCCACATGGGGCTGCGGGCAG GTTTGACAAGAGCCCAGACCAGATGGGCTCCCCATCATTTTCACCCTCTCAGCACATCCAGAggtccttctcctctcctgatAGTCTGCAGAGACAGGCCTTG ATGAACAACATGTGGCAGCTCCAGATGCAGCAGCTCCAGGGGGTGAATGGATGCTTCCCAGCTGGTCTTCTGGGGCAGCCACCACCACAACAGCTACAGCCAcagagtggtggaggtggtgggtcctggcaactggacagctcctcacagcgAGGCAACAGGCAGGGGTACCAGCAGGACAGCAGCAGCCACTACGGCAGGGACCAGCGGTACCCAGGAGACTCTGATGACACCGGCTCCAACCGCCACCACCGCAGCCAGCGAGATGACCAGCGAGGTGAACACTATAACCATGACGACAGGAGTGGGAGCAGCGGAGGCAACCGTAGCAGAGATGACAGGTGGAGGGACGGCTCCAGAGATGGCCGGTGGAGACGATACTGA
- the rbm7 gene encoding RNA-binding protein 7 isoform X1 produces MGVADETDRTLFVGNLDPKVTEELLFELFLQAGPLFKVKIPKDNDGKQKAFGFVCFKHEVSVPYGMNLLNGETLFGRTLKVQFRAGSSHINSPGHSQNQSPVNTPNPHGAAGRFDKSPDQMGSPSFSPSQHIQRSFSSPDSLQRQALMNNMWQLQMQQLQGVNGCFPAGLLGQPPPQQLQPQSGGGGGSWQLDSSSQRGNRQGYQQDSSSHYGRDQRYPGDSDDTGSNRHHRSQRDDQRGEHYNHDDRSGSSGGNRSRDDRWRDGSRDGRWRRY; encoded by the exons ATGGGAGTAGCGGATGAAACAGACAGGACTCTCTTTGTTGGAAATTTAGATCCAAAAGTGACGGAGGAACTTTTATTCGAGCTATTTTTACAG GCAGGACCTCTGTTCAAAGTGAAAATCCCTAAAGACAATGATGGAAAACAGAAAGCGTTTGGATTTGTCTGTTTCAAACATGAGGTGTCCGTACCCTATGGCATGAACCTGCTCAATGGGGAAACTCTATTTGGAAGGACTCTCAAAGTACAGTTTAGAGCAG GAAGCAGTCACATTAACAGTCCAGGGCACTCTCAGAATCAAAGCCCTGTGAATACTCCCAATCCACATGGGGCTGCGGGCAG GTTTGACAAGAGCCCAGACCAGATGGGCTCCCCATCATTTTCACCCTCTCAGCACATCCAGAggtccttctcctctcctgatAGTCTGCAGAGACAGGCCTTG ATGAACAACATGTGGCAGCTCCAGATGCAGCAGCTCCAGGGGGTGAATGGATGCTTCCCAGCTGGTCTTCTGGGGCAGCCACCACCACAACAGCTACAGCCAcagagtggtggaggtggtgggtcctggcaactggacagctcctcacagcgAGGCAACAGGCAGGGGTACCAGCAGGACAGCAGCAGCCACTACGGCAGGGACCAGCGGTACCCAGGAGACTCTGATGACACCGGCTCCAACCGCCACCACCGCAGCCAGCGAGATGACCAGCGAGGTGAACACTATAACCATGACGACAGGAGTGGGAGCAGCGGAGGCAACCGTAGCAGAGATGACAGGTGGAGGGACGGCTCCAGAGATGGCCGGTGGAGACGATACTGA